Below is a window of Drosophila miranda strain MSH22 chromosome 3, D.miranda_PacBio2.1, whole genome shotgun sequence DNA.
TGGCGGCGTCCTCCGCCAGCGTGTCGGGATAGAGATCCTCCTGAAACAGGTCAGACTTTCGGGGCACGGTCATTGAGATAACCTGGCAGAGGCCGTTGTTGTTCATACGATAAAACTTGGCCACCTCACAGGTGGTCACGTCACAGCCGCGCTTTGGCATCAGGCCAATGCCTCGTTGCGGCTCTGTCGTCTGAAATGTGTTGATGTAGTGAACGAACGGTGGCTCTGGCGTAACCTGCGGATGTAGAGTTGAAGAGAGTATGAGTGGTAGGTTCGTCTATACGTGCGATCGCTTCCGTTCACCCACCTCGAAGTACCTAATGACTGAGTCGCCCTTGCCGCAAAGATAAATCATATTCGTGTCTGCGTCGTATAGCGGGAACATTATGCCGTTGGACGTATCAAGCTCGACCATGACAATAGGCTCGTTCAGGGCGTCCGGGGCTCTGAGCGAATACTGACGCTCCGAGCTCCGGTTGAAGCCGGTGGTGAAGATGAGGCCGTGGCGCAAGAAGATTGCGCGCGTCGCCTTTGAGCCCTCGTGACACATGGCCTCACTTTCCAGTTCGGCGGTGCGCGGGTCGTAGATGCGGATCTTCTTGTCCTTGCAGGTGGTGACCAGCTTAGAGCCGTCCCAGTTGAAGCAGGCGCTGTACACGATGTCCGGATGCGAGTCGATGTGGACGAGGATCTCGCCAGTCCCCACATTCCAGATGACAACCTAAAGAGATCAATTTATCAGTGAGCTATGCCCAGAGGGATGTATTTAGAGATGCTCACCTGATTATCCGAGCCGGCGGTGAGTAGAACGTTGAGTGCCGATGGATGCCACAGAACCAGACCTACGCGACGCTGATGGAACACCAGATCAACGACGGGCTCGGTGAGGGTGCGCGACAGTCCTCCATCGGGAATCTGCCAGACCTTCACCACACAATCCTCAGACCCGGAGGCGATCACATTATCGTTATGAGGGCACCATGCAATGTCCAGCACAGGTCCCTTGTGTCCGCCCACCAGCGGATGATCGGCGGCAATGCGTCCAACCTGAAAGCAGTTCACGAGATTACCATTGGAACGCTTTGCCAAAtttaattattaatttttatgGCGTCATCGCCAGACTCTGACGACATCAACCGACATCTCCCCCCACGACCCATTGGCCCATTTTCCGGATCATTATTTATAGCCGACTCCATAGCCGGCTGCATTCATTTCTGCTTAACTGCTAAATGCGCTAATCTCCGACGCACTCCAAAGCATTTCGTAATTCACGAACTTCATGCTGGCTGCCCCTTGGCGGCAAGCAAGGGAAATGGTCGCCTTATAGAAGAGAAGATGTTGAGGGAATACGGCGAACAGAGTAGATTATGTTATTATGTTATTACAATCATTTTTCAAAATAATTCCCATTGAATTCATTGATAAGTGATAAATATCTGTGATCTTTATTGGTATATGTCCTTAAAGGACGCATGCCGAATACTTGAATTCTCAGAAGTTCATTTTAATTTCATAATTGTGGCTACAAAAATTTGAGTCCTTACGATCCCTGATACTAAAACATATATCCTAGAGAATCCCTTGCCACATGAGAGCCTTGACGACTTGACAGGCCTCACTCGTCCGTTCATTGTCGCCCCGCTTTCCGGCCAAGCCAAATCCAGTACTCataaaatatgtaaaatagagcGTGTGAAAGCCGCTCTACATAGAAATCGACGCTTAAAAAAACGGCAGCAAGCTGAAACCAAAAACTTTCGTGGATGTTCGCCGCACATTTTGCATACAAATTTGTTCCAATTAGAACAGCGCCCGCCGGAGGCCACTGCCTACAAATGCGTTTTGACCAAATGCGGCCAATGGATCATCGTGGCTGAGGTGGCAAATAGTGGCTAGTGGAACTGAGCTGCCCACGCATCCATTTGGACAgggacagcgacagcgagagacGACAGCTGCACGGAATCGCATGTGGCTCGATTTGGAATCGATTATTGAAGAGTGAAAACGAAACTTATTGGAAATCATAAGAATAATATGTACTTTATGGCCAAATAATTCCCACCAGCAGAGTGTGTTGCAATGCAAACATTTTCCCAAATATCATTTGtggtctctctgtctctgttgcgtattctctttctctctctatctcccgcTCTCTCTATCTTTTGCTGGTAAAATTAGACAATTTGGTTTGTCATGTTGGCTCTGGGCCAAATTACAAAAGTGCGCCAACCAAAAGAACTGCGAGAGACtgaagagagagacagagagagagaaaaagagggACAGACTCATCCGCAGAATTCATAACTATAAATACATATGGGAGTATCCATCCGAGTATCCGAATCGGAGGGAATCAGGCGAAATCCATCGACGTCACTCGCGAGTCGCCCGTCCAGTCCTCAAATGGCTACAAACTTTATGCCAAAAAAGTACCCTATAAATAGTTGGCCATTGTCCGATTTAAAAATACGTACTCGGCCAGAGGCTACGCCGAGTGAATATTTTTATAAGCAGAGGAACAAACCGCCAGACAACTGCATCTATAATAGGGCTTTCCTATACAGACGCTAgagggctggggctggggctggggctggctGTGCATACTCACTTTATTGTGTGGCAAGACGATAAAGGCACCACCGCCCGCCGACTCCACAATGATGGCCAGGAACTTTGGATTGACGGCGCAGAATGTGGAGTCCCAGCTGGACTTGGAGACGCGTATGTTGTCGTAGCACTGCTCCCGCTTCAGGGCCTGGCCATAGacgtggcgaaattttgaactGCGTACCACCCGAAATGACATCTTGGGGCTGTGCTGGAGTCGGCTCTCTTGGGGTTCGCTTGGGTTGGCGGCAGGTCAATGGTCAGTCGGTTGAGTTTCTCTGCGCTTAAAGCTCTGCAAGAAGAGAAAATGTATTTaactctctctttctctctctctctctctcggtctGGGCATACTACTTCGAGGAGGATAGCGAGAACTAAGCGAAATCTGAATTTCGAGCGGCGCATAAACGATCATTAGCTGCGCTCGAGTGTATAGTGTGCCGATGTGTTTAACGCGTTTTCTTTCTCCGCGTTTCGCAGAGCCACGATTTGTTTTATAAATTTGCATATGCTAATGCCTTGCCTGCTTGCTTGTTGCGAAAATCAATAAGCTTTCCCAATCGAAGATTACCAACTATTGTTGCATCGAAGTCGGTTATAGCATCAGCTTTAATAGTATCAATTTTTGCGACTCGAACCGGAAATTGGATAAAGGGGACGCCTAGAACAACGCTTTCACCCGACACCTGCCGCAAAGGCGCCACTCTGAGCGCCACAGTGAGCAACCAGCCAAGCCGAAACGTGTCGAATTATCAGTTTAGTCAGAGAACAACCTCTCGGAACTCGGAACCCCTTTTTATATGACATCATAATGCTGAAATATAACCATAATGAATCGCCTGCCAACACGTGAATTATGGCACAAACCCCCAAGCCCCCAAACTGACAAAACTCTAACACTCCAAAAGAGACTTCTAGATAGCCCCGGAATTCGCTTGTATACATTTCTGGGTTGGGCTGCCTTCTGTCCTCTCCCTGTCTCCGTTCCGACCAGCTTTCGTTCTTAATCAGAAAAAGTGGCGCAAAATTGTTTTACTTTTATGCTTTGTTTTGCTTCATATTTATTACtcggccacagccacaaaaGTTTGTCATTGACCCgctaaaataccaaaaaaccgaaaaccgaaaaGAGCCCTGaaagcatacatacatatgtacgtgtaTTTCTCGCCACAAGGTTAGCCCTTGGCTGTTTCGGTatccgtatctgtatctgttctGGGGTGTTGGCCAGCTCTCGCTCCAGTGTTTGAGAGGCGGCTCCTATCCTATCGCGGCGGCCTCTCTGCTGATAAAGAAATATCAGCTAGGAGCTGCCTAAATACAGTAAAGATAATTTTTAAGTGATTCAGCACGTCTATAGCAGCTTTGAAATGTTTGAGACCAATTGGAAAATTCTCCAAAACGAGCACAGAATGTGTATATAGCCAAATATCTGTATCTATATGGCATATATCGGATATTTATGTGTTTATATGCCGAACACCTTCGCTTGCAGGCGGGAAAAATTGTTGGCTGAAGGTCAAACTTATTAATAGAAAATTAAATCATCTTCGGGcgaaattttattttattttcatatAGAAACATTCACACAACGAAGCGATGTAAGTCGCATTTGATGTGTTTATTCATTTCGTTGGCATTGCTGGCATTTGCCATGCCTGAGCTACCAACCTCGCCCCAATCCTCCTCCTCGCTTCCCGCTCCGGAGCGGCAAACCCCATTGCATTTTCATTTAAGATTTCCAAATGCCAAAAATGTGGCCGTATCATCGGATCCTCACACTTGCACTTGCGTTTGCCTTTGCTTTAAAGTTTAAACAGAAGCCCTGCAGCGATAATGGTCCTCCACATAACGGAAGTTGATACTAATACTTAAGCACAATCGtatccatacatatatgcatgtaAATATCGTATAAAGAATTGTATAGGAGTCTCGCCATGCGGGTGGTGTGATTGAGTGCTCAATGTCAGATTAAACAGAAATTCATTACAGTGGGTGGAAAAAGTCTGATGGTGGGGGAACAGCTCTAAGGAGCTCTTTCCAGCTAGATCCGATCTCTTTCCAAAGACAATCGGACCAAAGACGACCGACTCTTAACACACACTGTCAGCACAGGCAGTTTATCAtttgatgatgatgttgcCTTTGGGACATGCCATGCGCCATGCCT
It encodes the following:
- the LOC108163393 gene encoding coronin-1C-A-like isoform X1, with product MSFRVVRSSKFRHVYGQALKREQCYDNIRVSKSSWDSTFCAVNPKFLAIIVESAGGGAFIVLPHNKVGRIAADHPLVGGHKGPVLDIAWCPHNDNVIASGSEDCVVKVWQIPDGGLSRTLTEPVVDLVFHQRRVGLVLWHPSALNVLLTAGSDNQVVIWNVGTGEILVHIDSHPDIVYSACFNWDGSKLVTTCKDKKIRIYDPRTAELESEAMCHEGSKATRAIFLRHGLIFTTGFNRSSERQYSLRAPDALNEPIVMVELDTSNGIMFPLYDADTNMIYLCGKGDSVIRYFEVTPEPPFVHYINTFQTTEPQRGIGLMPKRGCDVTTCEVAKFYRMNNNGLCQVISMTVPRKSDLFQEDLYPDTLAEDAATTAEEWIDGKDADPLTFSLKDRVSIVQGGYVSSSASKSLSVNKKANILNKPRGGGGSSGAASSSLSIGYNAAANNNDASEGGPPAAVLSEKDLRSIQDEIRKLKAIIVKQENRIRALEAKANAGNGDETDARNKNGSGSGPSAPASAAASASDSKASESAKDHASTSTGATPQDED
- the LOC108163393 gene encoding coronin-1C-A-like isoform X2 codes for the protein MSFRVVRSSKFRHVYGQALKREQCYDNIRVSKSSWDSTFCAVNPKFLAIIVESAGGGAFIVLPHNKVGRIAADHPLVGGHKGPVLDIAWCPHNDNVIASGSEDCVVKVWQIPDGGLSRTLTEPVVDLVFHQRRVGLVLWHPSALNVLLTAGSDNQVVIWNVGTGEILVHIDSHPDIVYSACFNWDGSKLVTTCKDKKIRIYDPRTAELESEAMCHEGSKATRAIFLRHGLIFTTGFNRSSERQYSLRAPDALNEPIVMVELDTSNGIMFPLYDADTNMIYLCGKGDSVIRYFEVTPEPPFVHYINTFQTTEPQRGIGLMPKRGCDVTTCEVAKFYRMNNNGLCQVISMTVPRKSDLFQEDLYPDTLAEDAATTAEEWIDGKDADPLTFSLKGGYVSSSASKSLSVNKKANILNKPRGGGGSSGAASSSLSIGYNAAANNNDASEGGPPAAVLSEKDLRSIQDEIRKLKAIIVKQENRIRALEAKANAGNGDETDARNKNGSGSGPSAPASAAASASDSKASESAKDHASTSTGATPQDED